Part of the Tolypothrix sp. PCC 7910 genome, GCAATAGGGCTTGTCTAACATCAGCATCATCATCAATAGTCGCACGGGATTGGAGAAAAATAATTATGTCTCTTTTGGCTGGAAAATTGCACGCTAATTCTACTACAGCCACACGTCGCACCTGCCAATTTTCATCAGCAGTAGCTAGGGTTTTGAGGAAGCTGATCACAGTATCATCTGCAAAATTTCTGGCTAATCCTTGAATTGCGGTTTGGCGAACATCGCTATCATTATCAGCAATGATGCGGTATTTGAGAAAGCCTATAGTATCTGCATGATTTTGAAAATGACAAGCTAATGCTTCCACAGCTACACGGCGTACATCGGCATCTTCGTCCACATTTGCACGTTCTTTGAGGATGCTCAGGGTATCGCCATCATAGGGAAAGTTGTGTGCTAATTGTTCAACGGCTACACGGCGCACATCTGCATCTTCATCAACGGTAGCATGGTCTTGGAGAATAGCCATAGTATCAGCATCATCGGGAAAGTGGCGTGCTAACTGTTCCACGGCAACACGGCGCATATCAGCATCATCATCGGTTATGGCTCTATCTTGTAAAATGCTGATGGTGTCAGTATCATCGGGGAAGTTACAGGCTAATTCTTCTAAGGCTACACGGCGGATATCAGCATCATCTGCGCTCGCACAGTCTTTGAGAAACTGTACAATACTGCTATCTTCTGGGAAGTTGCGCGCTAATTCTTCTAAAGCTACACGGCGCACATCTGCATCTCCATCTGCAATCGCTCTATCTTTGAGAAACTGTATTGTACTGCTATCATCGGGGAAATTGCGCGCTAATTCTTGTACACCTGCGCGGCGCACATTCCAGCTTTCATCAATGATAGTGCGTTGTTTGAGGAAACTAATAGTATCGCTATCATCTACAAAGTTACGCGCTAATTCTTGCACAGCCGCACATCGCACGTGCCAATTCTCATCTAAAGTTGCACACTGTTTTAACCAAGATTTGATTTTGAAATCATCTTTCCAAGTAGTCGCAATTGCTGTCACGGCTTGGGTACGAATTTCTTCAACGAGTTTTGTTTCTTTATCGTCAAATAATTGATCATAATAATACCAAAGGTCATACTTGGTTAAATCTTGTAATTGCACTAGTAATTTATTGGCAGTTAACCCAATGACTGAACGTTTTCTCACCTCTGCCAAGCATTTAGCAGCTAAAAATAGATTAGTGAACTTTTGCTGTTCGCCATTTTGCAACATTAAATATTCAATTAAGGCTGCTACAAATCTTGGCTCAATCATGCCTGCAATTAGCCGCAATACTTCATGCCAAGTTTCATCTTGCCAATGTTTACCAAATACTTCTTGCTTTAGTTCAGTTAAGGATAGAGTTTGTGTTTCTTTAAATTGCCACACAAATTCCCAAGCACAGAAATACTCTAAAAATGTACGATGGACAAAGCCATAATAATCTGCACCGAGAAAACATAACATAAAGTTACGAGTCCGCAGTTGATTAATTAACCGTCTCGCCTTATCTCTTGGTTCACTGATTTCCAGATTTTTCAAATAATCAGTGAATATTTTTTCTAAATTACTTGCACTAATCCAATTACCTGCTAAACCTTTTTTACTGGTTTGCATATAATAGGCAACTTGCCGCAACATTGCTTGCTTATCTTGATAATCTATGGTTGTGGGTAAATGCTGTTCATGGGATAATGCACGTTCAACATCCCATTTATACAGCAATAATTCTGAGGCTTTTTTATACAGTTCAGCTCTATCTCGTGGCAGTTCTTGATTACGATTGATAATTGCCATCATCGTCAGCAACAGCGGATTACCTGCTAATTCCGTAATCGCTTTGGAAGTATTAATGGCGCGTAATAATCTTTCCTTTTTCCTTTGCTGATCTACCTGATATTTAAAAGTTAAATTATGCCAGCGATTAATAAAATCTTGAATTTGCTGGCTATCTAAATCTTGCAGCATAAAATGGCGAAATTGAGCATCGCGTAAACGTTGGGGTTTATAACCAATGACGCGAGAAGTGACTATTACTTGTACTTGCGGATATTCATTGGTGAAGCGATGAATTGCGGTAATCATATCTTCACGCTTACCAGAATCAAATACTTCATCTAAACCATCAAACATTACTAAAGCATTGCCAGTTTTTAACTGTGCTTGTAATTGATGCTGATTGAGATGAGAAATTGCGCCGGGACTTTGATGAAAAAATTCTAAAAAATTCTTGCAATGTCCATCATCATAATTCCGCATATAAGCGCGTAACTCAATCAACAAGGGAATTGGCGGTAGAAAAACACCTCGCTTACCGATTTGATCGAGAGTTTTTTCTACCCAAGCTAATGCTAAGTATTGCAATAATGTAGACTTACCAGAACCAGGATCACCCAGAATCACAATATATTTATAAGTTTGTGGCTGATTAA contains:
- a CDS encoding HEAT repeat domain-containing protein; translation: MMEWLVSWVANNAVGFLVKSILNEDFAKDLAKDYAKDFFKSSLQNTTKIFKEEPIQKAVAEAVNEFLQLVENELKSCQLADDDINKFNQPLKRFICHKPVKEILGKAFDGDCKRLDYQSLETIWQSLNLPELPVDFNWQAVTDSYVIKCQQILTESPELRDILNSRNLQAIQINSQEAAGIIPNFDLQQYQEAIRERYINLKLDSLDTSGYAYNELRLWSIFVTPNVREVHQVLPQVHELPKEHLRRMRDSNQIVAEAISWEELEQYERVYFEQPLASVLDIVNQPQTYKYIVILGDPGSGKSTLLQYLALAWVEKTLDQIGKRGVFLPPIPLLIELRAYMRNYDDGHCKNFLEFFHQSPGAISHLNQHQLQAQLKTGNALVMFDGLDEVFDSGKREDMITAIHRFTNEYPQVQVIVTSRVIGYKPQRLRDAQFRHFMLQDLDSQQIQDFINRWHNLTFKYQVDQQRKKERLLRAINTSKAITELAGNPLLLTMMAIINRNQELPRDRAELYKKASELLLYKWDVERALSHEQHLPTTIDYQDKQAMLRQVAYYMQTSKKGLAGNWISASNLEKIFTDYLKNLEISEPRDKARRLINQLRTRNFMLCFLGADYYGFVHRTFLEYFCAWEFVWQFKETQTLSLTELKQEVFGKHWQDETWHEVLRLIAGMIEPRFVAALIEYLMLQNGEQQKFTNLFLAAKCLAEVRKRSVIGLTANKLLVQLQDLTKYDLWYYYDQLFDDKETKLVEEIRTQAVTAIATTWKDDFKIKSWLKQCATLDENWHVRCAAVQELARNFVDDSDTISFLKQRTIIDESWNVRRAGVQELARNFPDDSSTIQFLKDRAIADGDADVRRVALEELARNFPEDSSIVQFLKDCASADDADIRRVALEELACNFPDDTDTISILQDRAITDDDADMRRVAVEQLARHFPDDADTMAILQDHATVDEDADVRRVAVEQLAHNFPYDGDTLSILKERANVDEDADVRRVAVEALACHFQNHADTIGFLKYRIIADNDSDVRQTAIQGLARNFADDTVISFLKTLATADENWQVRRVAVVELACNFPAKRDIIIFLQSRATIDDDADVRQALLQALARNFPNDADIIDVIKTRGTVDEDADVRRVAVEELARNFPDDIETISFLQYRATSDSSWNVRLVAVAELARFLDDIEIIAFFKTRAIADANYYVRRAAVQALARNCHDHADIISFLKCRATIDAHWQVRRAATEELARNFQDNADSINFLKYFATADESWRVRQTAVQELARNFKDEAEMFEIFYKCAVNDPFQRQNSWQTNPRRVALDILIKQYPDHSQTLPLLHDRVSNDVDIKVKEFAQKKLGELIRSYGEEK